A stretch of Electrophorus electricus isolate fEleEle1 chromosome 3, fEleEle1.pri, whole genome shotgun sequence DNA encodes these proteins:
- the LOC113574250 gene encoding odorant receptor 131-2-like, with protein sequence MNITTDQVQIQDTYQQAVIKNIVIVSLGLVINCINGMLVVTFFHNTVFHSDPRYILYINLVINDILMICISVTLYVLTYTLPNVNVSVCCTLLVLGSTTHMNTPLILAGMAIERYIAIGKPLHHSQICTVNRTYILICLIWTIGAVPPIVDIIIIAAVKSISFFNSVIYCQPVIVYNTMYNVQKTIATQCFYMSVVWITIIYTYFRVLFIARIASSGYHQTSAKKARNTILLHGVQLMLCMLSYVAPVLDMVLIPFFPAHRRLIAFINYLLTNIIPRLLSPLIYGIRDQKFVRHIKGYFSCKVVGKVIP encoded by the coding sequence ATGAACATTACTACGGACCAAGTTCAAATTCAGGACACTTACCAGCAAGCtgttataaaaaatattgttattgtttctcTTGGCCTAGTCATTAATTGCATAAATGGGATGTTAGTTGTCACTTTCTTCCACAATACTGTATTTCACAGTGACCCAAGGTACATTCTCTATATTAACCTTGTAATCAATGACATTCTCATGATTTGCATATCAGTGACTTTGTATGTTTTGACATATACATTGcctaatgtaaatgtttctgtttgctgtaCACTGTTAGTATTAGGTTCAACTACTCATATGAATACTCCTTTGATTTTGGCTGGGATGGCAATAGAGCGCTACATTGCCATTGGTAAACCACTACATCATTCTCAGATCTGCACAGTGAACAGGACTTACATTCTCATCTGTTTGATTTGGACAATCGGAGCTGTTCCTCCAATAGTCGATATTATCATTATTGCAGCAGTGaaatctatttctttttttaattctgtcATCTACTGCCAACCAGTTATTGTATACAACACAATGTATAATGTACAAAAGACAATTGCTACACAGTGCTTTTATATGTCTGTTGTGTGGATAACAATAATCTACACTTACTTTAGAGTTCTTTTTATTGCTAGAATAGCCTCATCTGGCTATCATCAAACTTCAGCTAAAAAGGCACGGAATACCATCCTTTTACACGGTGTTCAGCTAATGTTGTGCATGTTGTCTTATGTAGCCCCTGTTTTGGATATGGTGCTCATCCCATTTTTCCCAGCTCATCGAAGACTCATTGCCTTCATTAATTATCTGCTTACAAACATTATACCAAGGCTCCTGAGTCCTCTGATCTATGGAATTCGAGATCAGAAGTTTGTGAGGCATATCAAAGGCTACTTTTCCTGTAAAGTTGTTGGAAAGGTCATACCATAA